The genomic stretch GCGCCTTCCACCGAAGTGGGGTCGATGCCGTTCTCGATCATCCCCTCGAAAGGCGATCCCACCACGATCGACTGGCCCACGATGGTGTGGTCCCAGCCGATGATCTTGCCTTCCTGGTCAAGTCCGGCCGCCAGGCGGTGGACGTAGAGAGGACGGTAACGTCCGCCGCGGATGTCGTCTTCACGCGTCCACATGACCTTGAGGGGGTAACGACCCCCGCTGGCTTTCAGCACCTCGGCGGCTTCGGCGGCCATGTCCGAGGCGGGGGTGGCGCGGCGCCCGAAGCTGCCTCCGGCGAAGAGGGTGTTGATCTTGACCTGATCGGGGCGCAAGCCCATCACCTTGGCGACCGCCCCCTGGTCGGGTGTCTGCAACTGGGAACCGAACCACATCTCTACGCCCTCCGAGGTCTTCTCCAGCACGCAGTCGTTGGGCTCCATGGGGGCGTGGGCCAGGTAGGGAAAGACGTATTCGGCCTGCAGGGTCTGGGCGGCCGAGGAAAGGGCTTGCTCGACCTCGCCGTCGTTGCGGGCCGGGGCGCCCGGCCTTTCCGCCAGATGGCGGTAGCGGGCGATCAGCCTTTCCGAACTGGCGTGTTCCGCCTGGCTGTTGTCCCACTCCACCTGGAGGGCCTCGCGTCCTCTCTTGGCGGCCCAGAATCCCTCGGCGATGACGGCCACTCCCTGGGGAATCTCCATCACCTCTGTGACGCCTTCCACGGCGCGGGTCTTAGAGTCGTCGAAAGAACGAACGCGGGCCCCGAAGCGGGGCGGATACCGGATCAGGGCCACCTTCATCCCCGGACGCTCCACGTCCAGGGTGTAGACGGCCTGGCCGTTGGTCTTGGCCGGGGTGTCGAGCTTGGGAAGCCTCTTGCCGATGAGCTTGAAATCCTTGGGGTCCTTGAGCTTGGGCTCTTCATCGAGGGACACCTGGGCGGCATCTTCCAGCAACTCTCCGAAGGTGGCCGAGCGGTCGGATTGGGAATGGCGCAGGACGCCGCTCTCGACCGTGATCTCGCCGGGCGCCACCTGCCATTTCCGGGCCGCGGCCTGCACCAGCATGGCCCGGGCCTGGGCTCCCGCTCGGCGCAATTGGTTCCATGAGTTGGCGATGGCGGTTGATCCTCCCGTCCCCTGCACGGGGCCGAAGAAGAGGTTGTTGTAGCGCTGGGGATCGGCGGGGGAATGCTCAGCCCGCATCTGGCTCCAGTCGGCGTCCAGTTCCTCGGCGATGATGGTGGCCAGTCCCGTGAATGGTCCTTGCCCGAACTCGAGATGCTTGCTGAGGATGGTGACGGTGTTGTCGGGCGCGATACGGACGAAGGCGTTGGGGGCGAAACTTCCCTCGGCGCTCAGTGCGGCAGCCCGCGAGGAGCCGAAAGGCATCCTGAGTCCGATGATCAATCCGGCGGCTCCGCCCGCCGCCGCCCGCAGGAATTGGCGCCGGTCGGGCCAGGCGTTGGTCGGTTTTGTCTTCAACATGTTCTCAACCCTCCAAGCTCTCGGCGGCCTGTTGGATGGCCTTGCGGATGGCGGGATAGGTGCAGCAGCGGCAGACGTTGCCCGTCATGGCCGCATCGATGTCGCGGTCCTCGGGGGCGGGTTTCTGCGAAAGCAGGGCTACCGCCGTCATGATCTGTCCCGACTGGCAGTATCCGCACTGGGGGACGTCCAGGCCGCGCCAGGCGTTCTGCACCGCTTCAGCGGTGTCGCCCGAGAGTCCTTCGATGGTGACCACGCGTCCGCCGCCGGCGGCTGAAACCGGCGTCACGCAGGCTCTGGTGGCGCGTCCGTTGAGGTGGACCGTGCAGGCTCCGCACTGGGCGATTCCGCAGCCGAACTTGGTACCTGTCAGCTTGAACTGCTCGCGCAGAACCCACAGCAGCGGAACCGCCGGATCGCCGCTGTATTCCATTCGTTTCCCATTGATCTGCAATCGCATAGGGGGTCTCCGTGCGGGTACATGGGTCGGTCTCCGCGCATCCGCCGCACATCGGTTGGCGCAGGGTTGAGAGAGTGCCTGGAATTATCTCAGGTAGAGACGCCGCCCTCAAGCTGGCGGATTCACAAGTCGGCTTGCCGGCGGTGCCCGGTCAACAGGGCTCTCACGGGGACAAGGAGGTGAAGGGCATCTACTCGTAGCGCAGGGCCACCATGGGGTCGACGCGGGTGGCGCGGCGGGCGGGTCCCAGGCAGGCCGCCAACCCGGCTGCGGCAAGAACGGCCGCGATGGCGAT from Acidobacteriota bacterium encodes the following:
- a CDS encoding xanthine dehydrogenase family protein molybdopterin-binding subunit; the encoded protein is MLKTKPTNAWPDRRQFLRAAAGGAAGLIIGLRMPFGSSRAAALSAEGSFAPNAFVRIAPDNTVTILSKHLEFGQGPFTGLATIIAEELDADWSQMRAEHSPADPQRYNNLFFGPVQGTGGSTAIANSWNQLRRAGAQARAMLVQAAARKWQVAPGEITVESGVLRHSQSDRSATFGELLEDAAQVSLDEEPKLKDPKDFKLIGKRLPKLDTPAKTNGQAVYTLDVERPGMKVALIRYPPRFGARVRSFDDSKTRAVEGVTEVMEIPQGVAVIAEGFWAAKRGREALQVEWDNSQAEHASSERLIARYRHLAERPGAPARNDGEVEQALSSAAQTLQAEYVFPYLAHAPMEPNDCVLEKTSEGVEMWFGSQLQTPDQGAVAKVMGLRPDQVKINTLFAGGSFGRRATPASDMAAEAAEVLKASGGRYPLKVMWTREDDIRGGRYRPLYVHRLAAGLDQEGKIIGWDHTIVGQSIVVGSPFEGMIENGIDPTSVEGARGLPYAIPNLRVTLHTVSDVKVPVLWWRSVGHTHTAYSTETFLDDLARKAGKDPVEWRLKMLSEHPRHAGVLKLAAEKAGWGSPLPEGRARGVAVHESFSSYVAQVVEISRGENGLPRVHKVVCAVDCGIAINPNIIQAQMESGIGFGLGAALYNEIILEDGRVRQSNFHDYWPLRFEEMPEVEVHIVPSGEDPTGVGEPGVPPIAPAVANAWAALTGQSVRRLPFQRSLAEEESS
- a CDS encoding (2Fe-2S)-binding protein — its product is MRLQINGKRMEYSGDPAVPLLWVLREQFKLTGTKFGCGIAQCGACTVHLNGRATRACVTPVSAAGGGRVVTIEGLSGDTAEAVQNAWRGLDVPQCGYCQSGQIMTAVALLSQKPAPEDRDIDAAMTGNVCRCCTYPAIRKAIQQAAESLEG